GTCGGACCTCGAAGTACGAGAATAAGAAGATTTTGCTGGTGATGTacctcttttttgttctatctAGCCTAccgttcttatttctttttcgaaaagcAGGAcagaaacaacgaaaattcATGAAGTTGATGCATTGTACGCATTTACCGCTTTCCTATACATGTTAAATGTTCAATGTTCACCTGCTGAGCAATTAACAATATTGTTTATAATCTTTGATGATCTTATTCTTATTGAAATTGTTTAAGAGAATTATCCAAAGAAACGTTGTTAGCTTCCTAAATAGAGCAAGTGTTCTTATATGAGCAACTGCGGTCGCCCCCGAACGTGTCCACCCGGGACTTGCGCGACGCTTCCGCTGCGAACGCGGTCACTGCTGCTCCTACCCTCCGAAAAACCACGGGAACAAGCAGAGTACCAGTTCCCGCCTCTGTCGAGGACTCACTGCGCAAGGCAGGTTGTATGCGCTCAGCAATTCTACATATGTAACAACGCTCCGCATAAAGACGGCACACCATGAAGCTGACGATTTTGGGATCTCTCACCGTATAGAGAGGGTTAGGGTTGTAGATCAGAAGTATGCGCGCGATTACGACCAATTCTTCGTAACTGTTCTGAAGAAAAGCGGCGTGAGGAACGTGTTGTCGATCAtatttcctacgaagcacctaaCAACGCGTGATGCATGCTAGCAGGCGATAGAAACAGCACCAGCATCCACTCGGATGCACATCAACACTGTTCCTCACGCCGCTTTTCTTCAGAACAGTTACGAAGAATTGATCGTAATCGCGCGCATACTTCTGATCTACACCCCTAACCCTCTCCATACGGTGAGAGATCCcaaatcgtcaatttcgtgcacAGCCGATAGTCCGCAGATTCCATTCCCGTAAAACCACTGTGTGATGAGTAAGGTTAGTACTAGAAAACACGGGAATCAGTGGAATAAGACTGGTTCTATGCTCAAAGGCAGTATTTTGGGAAATTCCTGAAATTACGTTGATAAGCTTCCCCTAATCACACAGAGATTTTCGAGGCCCGTTATGTCTTTCTCAGTATGTTTGCTAACGATTTATTGATCTTAGACGGATGAAAGCTCGGTTTGCTGGCTATGGTTGGTTGGCTTAgtgtggtttcgaaccacggACAGCGAAAATCTCCGCTGCTACTCTGCAGTCGCCTTGAATTTAGTATAAGTAGCTCTGTATCCTACGTTGTGTCAAATCAATATTTCATGAAGCATAGCGCGGTGAACTCGTACACTGAGTTGCGCTGAGGTTCAGCAAACATTTAATTCTCAATAACTTCTTTgaatttgaaggatttttgtgCAGTTCTACTTTGACATCAACACATTTAACAACTCGTACAAATCTGTAACAGTGCACATGAGTGATTTCATCAAAGCACCGTTTCTAGAAAGCgaatttctaacttttttgttctacaACTGTTTTAGCAGGTATTGATTAGACCTACCCAGCTCTTAATAACCGATCTCCTTTTCCAGCCTACCCAGCTCTTAATAACCGATCTCCTGCTATTTGTCTGCAGTCTTTTGAAATCCCTTCGCTTTCTTTCTTCGAGAATGTGTCAGTTATTCTGTGTTCTTAacaaattctcttcttttctttcagatgCGGAAAGTGGGgcatttgaaaggaaaatactACTAAAATGGACGTGCGCAGATGCGTTACAGTGGTTGCTTTCGATAGGTgagtttttctaaaaagaattagaaaaacagTGTATGTGTTAGAGTCAGCACATCACGAAATAGATGCAGTGTGGAAACCttatggaaaatatagagttcggggtgtgGACACAAGTATGAGTATGGCCTTGCACAATTCCCTCTGTtagtcctgaaaaacggggtGGGAAACGGCGTTGGCACTTACGAGGTAAATTGGAGTGCGCCACtcctgtgcacgcgctgcattcacgtgcgagcggtcgaaaatcaacgAGTTTTCCCTAGCAAGCGCTCAAGTAAAGTGCAGTGGATAGACAGCTGAAAGAACCGAACCgagtgcaagggtggcgcgctcaaACGTAggacctcgtaggaactaatcCAGTTCCCACCCCGCTTATCAGGACGATCACGGGAAATTGAGTgctactcgtgatctacaccttGAACTCTACTATATTGTTCACGAGAGaccaaaatattgaaaatgtcatgatacgctgcctttcaGCAAAAGCAGACTAGGTCAACAGTTTTGACCCAACAGTAGATGCActtcttttcatccttttgtCCTGCCATTAACTGATCCTGCAGGTCTCGAAGAGTACTTGGCTGCGTTCCGAGCTCGACACGTGGACGGCAAGGCGCTCTCGAAATGCGATCGTACCACTTTCACCCAATTGGGCGTTACTAGGATTGCTCATCGTCAAAAAATGGAGGCTTCGCTTCGACGGTACATGGGCAGTGCCTAGTGCCCAACACTCTTGTACATGTGCTCTTTCTaatatttcacatatttctaGGGCTTCTCTgcttaactttaaaaaagggTTCCGTGTGTAGATCCTATATGAGTTACCGTTTGGAAGGCAAGAATACTCGGGGAATAGGCAGATCTACTTAACCAAACTCATGGAAtttcatcaagaaaaaagatgaggtTTTCAACACCGTAAATTGTTCtaagaacaaaatgaaattaagaaagtgaagaaaatcccCTCATGTGATCTTCTCTAGCTAACTGTGATGGGCTCCATGAGTATCTTGCGAACTCGGACAAATGATAACTCCGAGCTGTGTAGTTGCGAATAGTTTTCTCGTTCTTCTACTGCCGTACGTCTTCTACCGCTATTATTTCCTTGCTTTCTTTGATCGTTAGTGTTTCGCTGTGATTCCCGTGCCTAACAAATGCTCATCTCTTTTCTCGACCATGTTCCGCCCTAAATTGTCTGTTGTGGATCCAACTTCTTCAAGATTCTTTGGCTTAGCGGGATCGGTGGTGCTCCTCCGGTCCTTCGTGAGCAACTCAGCGTTCGGTGCATTTGCTTGTATTTTCTGTGCAAGCACAGCTTCTCTGATTGTTGGACACGCTTCTGCTTTATCTAGCCGCACGACGTGATTCCTTCTTCCGTCTGGGTCCCATTTATCTCCCATTTTATGTTCCTATGTAAATTTATGTAGAGATTAGCTACGCATGTGCTTGTTAATATTTTATGCAAATGTCTTTGTATTGTGATAAATAAAGATTATTACACATAGCTGACCAGCACCATaacatcatttaaaaaacacaGACAAGAATCAAATGTGtactcgttttttcttcttgaagatAATCAGAACATCCTTATCGAGTTTCGGAAATTTCGATGATAGCGTCACCGTTTCagcctggaaaaatctctCGTCTGTATTGGAGGAGCACCAACTTTACCGTCGAAACATAAGTTCCTAAggcaagaaattcaaaaaaagtttcaaagaaaCCTCAAAGGGCCTTCTCGGAAATGGGGTTCGCCCAGGTCCAAGCGTAATCATAACTGGAGGGAGCGTGGACGTCACTacctaaaaatgaaaataccgTACCCAAGAATTTCTCGActagaatattttcttttttgcaagtGTTTCACAGAACAGGTGAGAACGTAGGAGTCATAATggctttctttctcttcacaCAACGTCTCCTTATTTAGAATAGAAATTATCCTTGGAATAAATGCATTTTGTCAGAACTTGATAGAGCACATTTATTCCAAGGATAATTTCGATTCAGGATGCTAGATTTAAATATACGTTCATGTATTTTATACGATTATAAAAATAGGATATGTAAACAAACCTCCCTTGCCCGGTATGGTCTAGGTACTCTTGGATAAGGATAGTGTGGGCGAGGACCACCTCCGAAGTGAACCTGCAACTTCCGGCTCACATATGACTTAGTAGTGAGATCATcacattcaaaaatgaaacacataagatttttcaaagttcaccGAAAATGTCCACCAAAATCTGGACTTTAAGGCAgtgcgtatcacaaaattgacgatgatgtggaaCAGCCccgggggaaaatgtagttgagggcGGCGCCGCTCAgcggcgcccttatttcttgaTGCTCtagcttactttttctcttggtaACTTTAGCTCACATGtcacagatcctctaagactaatgcttaggccttagtgCCCGATTgtttcaattatttacttccagaaataagggcaccagTGAGTCCCTCTTCACGCCTCCAACTACATTATACCCCAGCTCTGTTTCATATCGGCAACCCAACgacacaacttattacgggaaAAGAGAACGAGGACACTTCGTAACAAGTCCATGCTTTTGTGGTTGGAGAAGCTTTCGCTGCTTGTTTCAGTTATACAGTTGGATTGCCAACTTGGACGACGACGAACCGCAGTTGCCCGCGTTCTATCGTGTAATAAGTTGAATCGTTGGGGTGACCTGTTCACGGCAGACTGTTACTTTTGTTGCCTGTTGCTGGATTACTGAGAGAGCTTAGGTGTGCTCACACTCATAGTCGTAAACTATACTTTCACCGTTGTCTATTCGTTGAAGAGGTCTTGACATTATCAggtcgtgatatgctgccttcatgAAAGGTCATCAAAGAACCATgaagtatagtagagtcacaacaacatgaaacatggtacagttgcgtaagcggttgcgctcgcaGCGGtatggtggagcgtagcggttaggatcgagtgaggacccctgctaccaccgttcattgctgtagTCCGCGATCTTTTTGACCTGACCACAGCAAGTGACAAACATTGCAGgaagttttactttttttttgagtgtgTGGTTAAAACAGCTTGAGAATTTTTCCTAGCCTCCGCACATCGGACACGTGATGATTTCATGAGTGTTTCAATGCTATTCTAAGTGTGAGGAAAACGAGGACTGGAATTTCGGGAGAGCTGGAACGAACAAGGTCACCTAAGAGTGAATTAAAGGGGGTTTGAGCGGCGCATTTGCAAAGAAGACGAAAGCTGACGGTTGGGTCGTGGTCTGTGGATGCTCTGCGAAGCTAAGCTCTGTGTCCTCCTTCGCCGCGGACGCGTCACGTCTGCTGGGTTGAatgcgtttaaaggcatcaccccacgaatctgaggctgtacggatttcaggtggagtattcgggaTATACGTacgtattcgtatacgggatagtagattatggagagagagtGAATCCGTTCATTtgctcctaattgccgcacaaggctggtgcgctccagtcgaactccttgtaggaaatagtgcgccagaacgcccaaagccgtatcttccgggccgttttttacagcaattaggaagaaatagacggaatcaccctcctctacataatctactactccttataagaatattccacctgaaatccgaccacctcagattcgtggagtgatgcctttaaagtggaGAGTGTATTTACGTAAGGATTGAATcaatctttgtttttctttggacGTTTCAGATTGCGCCAAATAATTAGAACCTATTAGAagacctaattttttttcggttttcatTCGACTTTGAAAAAGCGAATGCgaattgattttgatttcaaagACAGCGTAGCAGAAGAGGAGttctttgaaatgtttgaaatttcgaaaaatcgaGAACAGCCCTTAAACAGATCCTAGATCTTAAACACTCCAAATGTTCAGATTTTGGCTGTCCTTTTAAATTGACTCATATACCTCTATGTTTTGCTCAGCTGAGTTGGGAATCACCTGCGCCGACGAAACAACTGGTCGTTTTGGAAT
This is a stretch of genomic DNA from Necator americanus strain Aroian chromosome II, whole genome shotgun sequence. It encodes these proteins:
- a CDS encoding hypothetical protein (NECATOR_CHRII.G7408.T1) → MGDKWDPDGRRNHVVRLDKAEACPTIREAVLAQKIQANAPNAELLTKDRRSTTDPAKPKNLEEVGSTTDNLGRNMVEKRDEHLLGTGITAKH